A part of Carettochelys insculpta isolate YL-2023 chromosome 1, ASM3395843v1, whole genome shotgun sequence genomic DNA contains:
- the LOC142007921 gene encoding protocadherin-8-like: MPPALPLLGAGLTSALLCLLAAACLGETVRYSTDEEEPPGTVIGVLRDDAQPRSGAGPLGGFRLMEQFSNSSLVRVREGDGQLSIGEGGLDRERLCGQAPQCVLAFDVVSLRQEQYRLVHVELEVRDINDNAPRFPQAHIPLEVSESAAPGTRLPLELALDPDVGSNGVQSFQLSRNSHFGVEAQARADGGKSAALVLLQELDRERQAAYTLELVAQDGGSPARAGTATVSVRVLDANDNSPAFPQGALTVELAEDAPRGSLLLDLDAADPDEGPNGEIVYGFGSQVPAEARRLFRLDPLSGRLTLEGPVDYERQRTYELDVQAQDRGASPLAATCRVIVRLVDVNDNAPGISIRPLSGAPAGAGVAYVSEAAARDSFVALVSTSDRDSGPNGQVRCALYGHEHFALQRAYADSYVLVTAAPLDRERLAEYNLTLVAEDLGSPPFRTIRQYTVRVSDENDNAPLFAQPAYEVALLENNPPGAYVATVLARDPDLGRNGKVLYRLLESQVLGAPVSTYVSVDPTTGAVHARRALDREALPLLEAGIEACDGGAPRLCQRARLRLRLADRNDNAPVITAPPLTNGSVELPLPAGAPPGYLLARFAARDADEGANAELAFSLLGGAPPLFALHRESGELALRERLPAGAPPAAFSLVVAVHDGGRPSLSCTAAVRLVPTDALPSSVQIVPLQPAAEERQPWPRRDLSVVLIAVLAGGCGLLLIAILAVASPWRRSKGHVPRRPEEQGGGRGTRLVQGSGSLAESCSPPGRADSGQLSVSTQSHDPRDTSQAEDSSREALCHSAQERKAKGGDSRVSTPDFFSAAL, from the coding sequence ATGCCTCCCGCTCTCCCACTGCTCGGAGCGGGACTGACCTCCGCGCTGCTGTGTCTCCTGGCCGCGGCGTGCCTGGGAGAGACAGTCCGGTACTCCACGGACGAGGAGGAGCCCCCCGGCACAGTCATCGGGGTGCTGCGGGACGACGCGCAGCCCCGCTCGGGGGCCGGACCCCTGGGCGGCTTCCGCCTGATGGAGCAGTTCAGCAACAGCTCGCTGGTGCGGGTGCGGGAGGGCGACGGGCAGCTGAGCATCGGCGAGGGGGGGCTGGACCGGGAGCGGCTGTGCGGCCAGGCCCCGCAGTGCGTGCTGGCTTTCGACGTGGTGAGCCTGCGGCAGGAGCAGTACCGGCTGGTGCACGTGGAGCTGGAGGTGCGGGACATCAACGACAACGCGCCGCGCTTCCCCCAGGCGCACATCCCGCTCGAGGTGTCCGAGAGCGCCGCGCCCGGCACCCGCCTCCCGCTGGAGCTCGCCCTGGACCCGGACGTGGGCTCCAACGGCGTCCAGAGCTTCCAGCTCTCGCGCAACAGCCACTTCGGCGTGGAGGCGCAGGCGCGGGCGGACGGCGGGAAGAGCGCCGcgctggtgctgctgcaggagctggaccGCGAGCGCCAGGCCGCCTACACgctggagctggtggcccaggacGGCGGCAGCCCGGCCCGCGCGGGCACGGCCACGGTGAGCGTGCGCGTGCTGGACGCCAACGACAACAGCCCGGCCTTCCCGCAGGGCGCGCTCACGGTGGAACTGGCCgaggacgcgccgcgcggctcgCTGCTGCTGGACCTGGACGCGGCCGACCCCGACGAGGGGCCCAACGGCGAGATCGTCTACGGCTTCGGCAGCCAGGTGCCGGCCGAGGCGCGGCGGCTCTTCCGGCTGGACCCGCTCTCGGGCCGCCTCACGCTGGAGGGCCCGGTGGACTACGAGCGGCAGCGGACCTACGAGCTGGACGTGCAGGCGCAGGACCGCGGCGCCAGCCCGCTGGCGGCCACGTGCCGAGTCATCGTGCGCCTGGTCGACGTGAACGACAACGCGCCGGGCATCAGCATCCGCCCGCTGAGCGGCGCGCCCGCCGGCGCCGGGGTGGCCTACGTCAGCGAGGCGGCGGCGCGCGACAGCTTCGTGGCGCTGGTCAGCACCTCGGACAGGGACTCGGGCCCCAACGGGCAGGTGCGCTGCGCCCTCTACGGGCACGAGCACTTCGCGCTGCAGCGCGCCTACGCCGACAGCTACGTGCTCGTCACCGCCGCGCCGCTGGACCGCGAGCGCCTGGCCGAGTACAACCTGACGCTGGTGGCCGAGGACCTGGGCTCGCCGCCCTTCCGCACCATCCGGCAGTACACGGTGCGCGTGAGCGACGAGAACGACAACGCGCCGCTCTTCGCCCAGCCCGCCTACGAGGTGGCGCTGCTGGAGAACAACCCGCCGGGCGCCTACGTCGCCACCGTGCTGGCCCGGGACCCCGACCTGGGCCGCAACGGGAAGGTCCTGTACCGCCTGCTGGAGAGCCAGGTCCTGGGCGCCCCCGTCTCCACCTACGTCTCCGTGGACCCGACCACCGGGGCCGTGCACGCCCGGCGGGCGCTGGACCGCGAGGCGCTGCCGCTGCTGGAGGCGGGGATCGAAGCCTGCGACGGGGGCGCCCCGCGGCTGTGCCAGCGCGCCCGTCTCCGCCTGCGGCTGGCGGATCGCAACGACAACGCGCCCGTCATCACCGCCCCGCCGCTGACCAACGGCTCGGTCGAGCTGCCGCTGCCCGCCGGCGCCCCGCCGGGCTACCTCCTGGCCCGCTTCGCCGCCCGCGACGCGGACGAGGGCGCGAACGCCGAGCTCGCCTTCTCCCTGCTGGGCGGCGCCCCGCCGCTCTTCGCCCTGCACCGGGAGAGCGGGGAGTTGGCCCTGCGCGAGCGGCTGCCCGCCGGGGCCCCGCCGGCCGCCTTCTCGCTGGTGGTGGCGGTGCACGACGGCGGCCGGCCCTCGCTGTCCTGCaccgccgccgtgcggctcgtccccaCGGACGCGCTGCCCTCTAGCGTGCAGATCGTGCCCCTGCAGCCCGCGGCGGAGGAGCGGCAGCCGTGGCCCCGCCGGGACCTCTCCGTGGTGCTCATCGCCGTGCTGGCCGGAGGCTGCGGCTTGCTGCTGATCGCCATCCTGGCGGTGGCCTCCCCCTGGAGGAGGAGCAAGGGTCACGTCCCACGCAGGCCGGAAGAGCAAGGCGGAGGCCGAGGGACCAGgctggtgcagggctcaggctcttTGGCCGAGAGCTGCTCTCCCCCGGGCCGGGCAGACTCTGGCCAGCTCTCGGTTAGCACCCAGTCCCACGACCCCAGGGACACTTCCCAGGCCGAAGACAGCAGCAGAGAGGCTTTGTGTCATTCTGCCCAGGAGAGGAAAGCCAAGGGCGGAGACTCCCGGGTAAGCACGCCTGATTTCTTTTCAGCTGCCCTGTAA